In Chitinophagales bacterium, one DNA window encodes the following:
- a CDS encoding formimidoylglutamase — MFEEFLQQAPAELLAGENYAANQLGLSVISDLNPEGMQLALIGVKEDRGSVRNNGCAEAPDLIRKQLFSRAKLAHDAKIIDLGNIEMGETIRDTYIALSKVVNELIHLKVMPVIIGGSHDLTFGQFGAYHDLGKMINITVADNTIDLKEEQPKMDDEGFLLNTLSYEPSYIFNFSQIGYQTHLTSPAAIELLDKLHFDSYRLGKIRSGVDEMEPVLRGTNLFSFDMSVIRFSDSPGSRTASPNGLFAEEACQLASYAGQSDRLDSFGIYGCNPTVDVRGQSVQLAADIIWYFMNGYYHRKEDYPKEEDADYVKYTIHFKENKYEMNFWKSKKSDRWWMEVPSGNKPRNQKKFHLLPCSYNDYQMACREELPERWIRAYQKLS, encoded by the coding sequence ATGTTTGAGGAGTTTCTACAACAGGCGCCTGCTGAATTGCTGGCCGGTGAAAACTATGCGGCAAACCAATTGGGTTTAAGTGTAATCAGTGATTTGAATCCTGAAGGAATGCAACTGGCATTAATCGGTGTGAAAGAAGACCGCGGTTCTGTCAGGAATAACGGTTGTGCGGAGGCGCCTGACCTGATAAGGAAACAACTCTTTTCAAGAGCTAAGCTGGCACATGATGCAAAAATCATCGACCTCGGTAATATTGAAATGGGTGAAACCATCAGGGACACTTACATAGCTTTAAGCAAAGTTGTTAATGAACTGATTCATCTTAAGGTCATGCCCGTTATCATAGGCGGCAGTCATGATCTCACCTTCGGACAGTTTGGTGCTTATCATGATCTCGGTAAAATGATCAATATAACCGTAGCCGATAATACAATTGATCTTAAAGAAGAACAGCCGAAAATGGATGATGAAGGATTTCTGCTGAATACACTGAGCTATGAACCTTCTTATATTTTTAATTTCAGCCAGATCGGTTACCAGACGCATCTTACTTCACCTGCCGCAATTGAATTGCTCGATAAGCTGCATTTCGACAGTTATAGGCTGGGAAAGATAAGGTCAGGTGTGGATGAGATGGAACCTGTACTGCGCGGCACCAATCTGTTCAGTTTCGATATGTCAGTTATACGTTTCAGCGATTCACCGGGCAGCAGAACTGCTTCACCCAACGGCCTGTTTGCCGAGGAAGCTTGCCAGCTTGCCAGCTATGCCGGGCAGAGTGACCGTCTTGATTCGTTTGGTATTTATGGCTGTAATCCCACGGTTGATGTGCGCGGGCAGTCAGTGCAGCTGGCGGCTGATATAATCTGGTATTTTATGAACGGGTATTACCATCGTAAAGAAGACTACCCGAAAGAGGAGGATGCTGACTATGTAAAATATACGATACATTTTAAGGAGAATAAATATGAAATGAATTTCTGGAAAAGCAAAAAATCAGACCGTTGGTGGATGGAAGTTCCATCCGGTAACAAACCGCGGAACCAGAAAAAATTTCATTTGCTTCCCTGTTCCTATAATGATTACCAGATGGCTTGCAGGGAAGAACTGCCGGAAAGATGGATCAGGGCATATCAGAAATTATCCTGA
- a CDS encoding PglZ domain-containing protein — translation MANEPTILWVDDEIELLKPQILFLREKGYNILEASNGVDAIEKCREEVLDIVFLDEQMPGMSGLETLTDIKSIQPSIPVVMITKSEEENLMEDAIGSQISDYLIKPVKPQQILLTLKKLLDNRRLISEKTTSSYQQEFQQIFSRISMGLNHEEWADIYRKLVYWELELDKSKTAGMRDVLAMQKSEANTEFCKFIVKNYRNWLNKPDENAPTMSHNLFKQKIFPFIEPGTPTFLILIDNLRFDQWKVIQPTISESFRLMDEDTFYSILPTSTHYSRNAMFAGMMPLEIEKRFPDFWLNDEEEGGKNMHEKDFLEDQIIRTKKNLKFSYTKITNFNDGKMLSDNIYNMLHNDLNVIVYNFVDLLSHSRTEMDVLKELANDETAYRSITHSWFEHSPLLDALLRISEKKVNLVITTDHGTIRVKEPTKVIGDRDTTTNLRYKHGRNLNYNQKDVLETRNPHELFLPKPHVSSSYIFAKEDKYFVYPNNYNYHVNLFRNTFQHGGISLEEMIIPVIRMTNK, via the coding sequence ATGGCAAATGAACCTACTATCCTTTGGGTAGATGACGAGATTGAATTACTGAAACCGCAGATTCTTTTTTTAAGAGAGAAGGGATACAACATTCTGGAGGCAAGCAATGGCGTAGATGCCATTGAAAAGTGCCGTGAAGAAGTGCTTGACATTGTCTTTCTCGATGAACAGATGCCCGGCATGAGCGGCCTTGAAACACTGACAGACATTAAGTCCATTCAGCCAAGCATTCCCGTGGTGATGATAACCAAAAGCGAAGAGGAAAACCTGATGGAGGATGCGATAGGTTCGCAGATCAGTGATTACCTGATCAAACCGGTGAAGCCTCAACAGATTCTCTTAACGCTGAAGAAGCTGTTGGATAACAGGCGGCTCATCAGCGAAAAGACAACCTCCAGCTATCAGCAGGAGTTCCAGCAGATATTTTCGCGCATCAGCATGGGATTAAATCATGAAGAGTGGGCTGATATATACCGGAAGCTGGTTTACTGGGAGCTGGAGCTTGACAAATCCAAGACGGCGGGCATGCGGGATGTGCTGGCTATGCAGAAGTCGGAAGCGAATACAGAGTTCTGCAAGTTCATTGTGAAAAATTACAGGAACTGGCTGAATAAGCCGGATGAGAACGCGCCGACGATGTCGCATAACTTATTCAAGCAAAAGATATTTCCTTTCATCGAACCCGGTACACCAACTTTTTTGATTCTCATTGACAACCTTCGGTTTGATCAGTGGAAGGTTATTCAGCCGACGATCTCCGAATCATTCCGGCTTATGGATGAAGATACTTTTTACAGCATTCTGCCTACTTCCACGCATTACAGCCGCAATGCCATGTTTGCAGGCATGATGCCGCTGGAAATTGAAAAACGGTTTCCTGATTTCTGGCTGAATGATGAAGAAGAGGGCGGGAAGAACATGCACGAAAAAGATTTCCTGGAAGATCAGATCATCCGGACAAAAAAGAACCTGAAGTTCAGTTATACAAAGATTACAAACTTCAATGACGGCAAAATGCTGTCTGACAATATTTATAACATGCTCCATAACGATCTGAATGTGATCGTGTACAATTTCGTGGATCTCTTATCCCATTCAAGAACGGAGATGGATGTACTGAAGGAACTGGCGAATGATGAAACGGCTTACCGCTCCATCACGCATTCCTGGTTTGAACACTCGCCATTGCTGGACGCCCTTTTACGCATTTCGGAAAAAAAGGTGAACCTGGTGATCACTACCGATCATGGAACGATCCGGGTGAAGGAACCAACAAAAGTGATAGGCGACCGTGATACCACCACCAACCTTCGGTATAAACATGGACGGAACCTGAATTACAATCAGAAGGATGTGCTGGAAACACGCAATCCGCATGAGTTGTTTCTGCCCAAGCCGCATGTAAGCTCTTCCTACATCTTTGCCAAGGAGGATAAGTATTTTGTATATCCCAACAATTACAACTACCATGTTAATCTTTTCAGAAATACGTTTCAGCATGGCGGCATTTCACTGGAAGAAATGATAATTCCAGTGATCAGGATGACCAATAAGTGA
- a CDS encoding HD domain-containing protein: MSLNKRKIINDPVYGFITIPSELIFDLIEHAYMQRLGRIKQLGLTYLVYPGAQHTRLQHALGAMHLMAQALEVLRSKGADISNQEAEAVTIAILLHDIGHGPFSHTLEKLLIRGISHESLSIRMMENLNKAFNGSLTLALQIFQGKYHKPFLHQLVSSQLDMDRLDYLNRDSFFTGVAEGVIGYDRIIKMLTVKNNELLVESKGMYSIEKFLISRRLMYWQVYLHKTVLAAEQMLVKIIRRAHQISSLRKLEATPALLWFLEKNRDDSSWTDQDELIDRFAELDDTDIISSIKMWKNESDPVLSWLSRHLLLRKLFKIELSTKPFDETLIAMIKEKVQQHSNIEVHDIHYFVFTETTSNHAYSPRSGPINILYKDGTVKDVADASDLLNIHVLEAPVVKYLLCYPKEMAER, translated from the coding sequence ATTAGTTTGAATAAAAGAAAAATCATAAACGATCCTGTCTACGGTTTTATTACCATTCCTTCAGAATTAATCTTTGACTTGATTGAGCATGCCTATATGCAGCGGTTAGGCCGCATCAAACAACTAGGGCTCACCTATCTTGTTTATCCCGGAGCACAGCATACGAGGCTGCAACATGCTTTGGGCGCCATGCACTTAATGGCGCAGGCGCTGGAAGTGCTTCGTTCAAAAGGCGCTGACATTTCCAATCAGGAAGCAGAGGCAGTTACGATTGCCATCTTGCTGCACGACATAGGGCATGGGCCGTTCTCGCATACTCTGGAGAAATTGCTTATCCGCGGAATCTCACACGAATCATTATCGATCCGAATGATGGAAAACCTGAATAAAGCATTCAATGGCAGCCTCACCCTAGCACTGCAGATATTCCAGGGAAAGTATCACAAACCGTTCCTGCATCAGCTGGTGTCAAGTCAGCTCGATATGGACAGGCTCGACTATCTGAACCGCGACAGCTTTTTCACAGGCGTTGCCGAAGGTGTAATCGGATATGACCGCATCATAAAAATGCTGACGGTGAAAAATAATGAGCTGCTCGTGGAATCGAAGGGCATGTATTCCATTGAAAAGTTTCTCATTTCCCGCAGGTTGATGTATTGGCAGGTCTATCTGCACAAGACAGTCCTCGCAGCCGAACAAATGCTGGTGAAAATTATCAGGCGTGCGCATCAAATTTCATCTTTAAGGAAACTGGAAGCAACGCCGGCTCTTTTATGGTTCCTGGAAAAAAATAGAGATGATTCTTCATGGACTGATCAGGATGAACTGATTGACCGTTTTGCGGAACTGGATGATACCGACATCATCAGCAGTATTAAAATGTGGAAAAATGAAAGTGACCCTGTATTGTCATGGCTTAGCCGGCACTTGCTGTTACGAAAATTATTTAAGATTGAACTGAGCACGAAGCCATTTGACGAAACGTTGATTGCCATGATTAAGGAAAAGGTACAGCAACATAGCAATATCGAAGTGCACGATATTCATTATTTCGTGTTTACCGAAACCACGAGCAATCATGCATATAGTCCGCGGTCAGGCCCTATCAATATTTTATACAAAGATGGCACTGTAAAAGATGTTGCAGACGCTTCTGATTTGCTGAATATTCATGTGCTGGAAGCTCCGGTAGTAAAGTACCTGTTATGTTATCCCAAAGAAATGGCTGAACGCTGA
- a CDS encoding SulP family inorganic anion transporter — protein MRRRINYYRLIWLRHDLPAGLSVFLVALPLCLGIALASGAPPYAGLLSGIIGGLLVSLISGSQLGVSGPAAGLSTLVAAAIVSSGDYRVFLLSVIIAGFFQLLLALLKSGSIANYFPSSVIKGMLAAIGIILISKQIPLAMGYDQPDFWSSGFLRLFSAENFQGNITTLNRHFTRGAIVISVFSLLAIIVHRHLFKGRLKVIPAPLLVVVLGMIINEVLNIAGSNFSLRQTQLVNIPSNIFAGISFPDFSKLFSSAAIWQDGLIIGLLATLETLLCVEAVDKLDKHNRITPVNRELLAQGIGNITCGLLGGIPVTAVVVRGAANADAGGRTKLSAFTHGAFILLSVALFPALLSRIPYASLAAILIVTGYNLTQPKLYRNMWSLGRKQFIPFALTIVVILATDLLIGVSIGLLISIYFIVLNNFRAEYKITKTMQHETEVHYIKLNSNVTFLNKVNLRKALDQIPLYSVLTIDGSECNFIDYDILEIISEYENKAHDRHIEVHLKGIERVSISAVH, from the coding sequence GTGAGACGGAGAATAAATTATTATCGCCTGATATGGTTAAGACATGACTTGCCCGCAGGCCTATCCGTTTTCCTGGTTGCACTGCCACTTTGCCTGGGCATAGCACTTGCATCCGGCGCACCACCTTATGCGGGATTGCTTTCCGGTATTATCGGCGGATTGCTGGTTTCGCTGATCAGCGGCTCACAACTTGGTGTATCGGGTCCTGCTGCCGGACTTTCCACGCTTGTTGCGGCTGCCATCGTTTCTTCCGGCGACTATCGTGTTTTCCTGCTATCCGTTATCATCGCGGGCTTCTTTCAACTGCTGCTGGCATTGCTGAAATCAGGCAGCATCGCGAATTACTTTCCTTCATCCGTCATTAAAGGCATGCTTGCTGCCATCGGCATCATCCTTATTTCCAAACAGATTCCGCTGGCTATGGGCTATGATCAGCCAGATTTCTGGAGCAGCGGCTTCCTTCGCCTGTTCTCAGCAGAAAATTTTCAGGGAAATATTACCACACTTAACAGGCATTTCACGCGAGGAGCTATTGTTATCTCTGTATTTTCCCTGCTGGCTATTATAGTACACCGGCACCTTTTTAAAGGCAGGCTGAAAGTTATTCCCGCTCCGCTATTAGTTGTGGTGCTTGGTATGATAATCAATGAGGTGTTAAATATTGCCGGCAGCAATTTTTCATTAAGGCAAACACAGCTCGTCAATATTCCATCCAATATTTTTGCAGGCATATCATTTCCTGATTTCTCCAAATTATTTAGCAGTGCTGCGATCTGGCAAGACGGGCTCATCATCGGCTTGCTTGCAACGCTTGAAACATTGCTATGCGTGGAAGCGGTAGACAAGCTCGACAAACACAACCGCATCACTCCTGTAAACCGTGAACTGCTGGCACAGGGCATCGGCAATATCACCTGTGGTTTACTCGGTGGAATTCCGGTTACAGCTGTGGTGGTGAGAGGTGCTGCCAATGCTGATGCCGGAGGAAGAACAAAGTTATCTGCCTTCACACATGGTGCATTCATACTGCTCTCCGTTGCACTTTTCCCGGCCTTGCTGAGCAGGATACCTTACGCTTCGCTTGCGGCCATTCTGATTGTAACCGGTTACAATCTCACCCAACCCAAACTCTACCGGAATATGTGGAGCCTTGGCAGGAAGCAGTTTATTCCGTTCGCACTCACCATTGTAGTCATACTTGCCACCGACCTGCTGATAGGAGTCAGTATCGGGTTGCTCATTTCCATCTATTTTATTGTGCTGAATAATTTTCGTGCTGAGTATAAAATCACCAAGACTATGCAGCATGAAACGGAAGTGCATTACATCAAACTCAACAGCAATGTCACCTTTCTGAATAAAGTTAACTTACGAAAAGCACTTGATCAGATACCTTTATACAGCGTGCTGACGATAGATGGCAGTGAATGCAATTTCATTGATTACGACATCCTGGAAATTATCAGTGAGTATGAAAACAAAGCGCACGACCGACATATTGAAGTGCATCTCAAGGGAATTGAAAGGGTAAGCATTTCAGCAGTACACTGA
- a CDS encoding GAF domain-containing protein, whose product MKSKDASVKAGFTENVSRSGFPYRSTLSFESLISKLEEQAADTGNLEAPFIEQILKTVKAIPALTSPIEDLNVVSRYRKEVDLLLSTVLPTSLMNNYTAGILVPFQPVTVYGSPQFNKMFPASANGVWDMQKLNLSKDMKELITFCGVAILEMYYHYPIRRPDVMKSRQSDAVTGLISYYQPEINAMFAKVTTLKEPKPLSEIDLSPLKDNFFDTEFWLKNFPPDTFAFSGFILYKVMDITDREMVSQLEYSLLQTGAIISLANINDIRDKFRSYFRVPELKVGIAPMLSYAGQNTMCSMESWYCLIPAEKSGMLFKHFEQSVYHKAVQQKNAYLVEDIGSLPEISPVEMELMEQGIASIIIVPVFQDEELIGAIEIASPNAGELNFMTMLKLKEILPLLSVVFQRSAKDFDTQVQATIKKHFTSIHPSVEWKFAQAALKMFSLGKTGEEVQLPPIELKDVTPIYGQVDIRGSSDQRNEAIRLDLMDYLTSANKIMLQAYRLFPLSILEEMIFRATKFMDRLQSGMDSGDETGILEFMKQEVEPTLRLMMQRNTTLKTAVENYFTAVDPEHEAYHFRRHDFERSLTMINDLVAGLLDEEETLTQQLLPHYFEKYKTDGVEYNIYLGQSILQDGTFDPLFIRNFRLWQLISMVRIARETHRLIPELPIPLETTQLILCYSNPFSIVFRMDEKRFDVAGAYNIRYEIVKKRIDKAYIKGSNERLTQPHKVAIIYTQEREAKEYERYFEFLQEKGWISGMIERLEVEPLQGLHGLKALRVEVLYDAADLKLNLAEELLFREVKDAIA is encoded by the coding sequence ATGAAAAGTAAAGATGCTTCGGTTAAAGCAGGATTTACGGAAAATGTCAGCCGTTCGGGATTTCCCTACCGGTCGACGCTCAGCTTTGAGTCACTCATCAGCAAGCTGGAAGAGCAGGCGGCAGATACCGGCAACCTTGAAGCTCCCTTCATTGAACAGATTCTGAAAACGGTGAAGGCTATTCCTGCCTTAACCTCGCCTATTGAAGACTTGAACGTGGTTTCCCGTTACAGAAAGGAAGTAGACTTATTACTCTCCACCGTACTGCCTACTTCTCTCATGAACAATTATACCGCCGGTATCCTTGTTCCGTTTCAGCCGGTTACCGTGTATGGCTCTCCGCAGTTTAATAAAATGTTTCCTGCATCTGCAAACGGCGTCTGGGACATGCAGAAACTGAATCTCAGCAAGGATATGAAGGAGCTGATAACTTTTTGCGGAGTAGCAATCCTTGAAATGTATTATCACTATCCTATCAGGCGGCCGGATGTAATGAAGAGCAGGCAGTCTGATGCTGTTACAGGGTTGATCAGCTACTATCAGCCGGAGATCAATGCCATGTTTGCAAAAGTAACCACGCTTAAAGAACCCAAACCGCTAAGTGAAATTGATCTCAGCCCGCTAAAGGATAATTTTTTTGATACTGAGTTCTGGTTAAAGAATTTCCCACCCGATACTTTTGCATTCAGCGGATTTATACTGTACAAGGTAATGGATATTACCGACCGGGAAATGGTTTCGCAATTGGAATATTCCTTACTGCAGACGGGCGCCATTATCTCTCTTGCAAACATCAACGATATCCGGGATAAGTTTCGCAGTTATTTCAGGGTGCCTGAGCTGAAGGTTGGCATTGCTCCCATGCTCAGCTATGCCGGCCAAAATACCATGTGCAGCATGGAAAGCTGGTATTGCCTGATTCCGGCAGAAAAGTCAGGGATGCTATTTAAACACTTTGAGCAGTCTGTTTACCATAAAGCCGTTCAGCAAAAAAATGCATACCTCGTCGAAGATATCGGGAGCCTGCCTGAAATCTCTCCTGTAGAAATGGAGTTGATGGAACAGGGCATCGCCAGCATCATCATTGTACCGGTCTTCCAGGATGAGGAACTGATCGGTGCTATTGAGATTGCTTCACCCAATGCAGGTGAGCTGAATTTCATGACGATGTTAAAACTGAAGGAAATTTTGCCGCTTCTTTCTGTTGTCTTCCAGCGGTCAGCCAAGGATTTTGATACACAGGTACAGGCCACCATCAAAAAACATTTTACTTCTATTCATCCTTCTGTTGAATGGAAATTTGCGCAGGCAGCATTGAAGATGTTTTCGCTTGGGAAGACAGGAGAAGAAGTGCAATTGCCTCCGATTGAGTTAAAGGATGTTACGCCTATTTACGGACAGGTTGACATTCGCGGCTCTTCTGATCAGCGAAATGAAGCCATCCGCCTTGACCTTATGGATTATTTAACATCGGCCAATAAGATCATGCTACAGGCGTATAGATTGTTTCCGCTCAGTATCCTGGAAGAGATGATATTCCGCGCCACAAAGTTTATGGACCGGCTCCAGTCAGGTATGGATTCCGGCGATGAAACCGGCATTCTTGAGTTTATGAAACAGGAAGTCGAACCAACGCTGCGGCTGATGATGCAGCGTAACACCACCTTAAAAACAGCCGTTGAAAATTATTTCACAGCAGTGGATCCTGAGCATGAAGCATATCATTTCAGGCGGCATGATTTTGAGCGGAGCCTGACGATGATCAATGACCTCGTGGCCGGCTTGCTCGATGAAGAGGAAACGCTCACGCAACAACTGCTTCCGCATTATTTTGAAAAATATAAAACTGATGGCGTAGAGTACAACATTTACCTGGGACAATCGATCCTGCAGGATGGAACATTCGATCCGTTGTTCATCAGGAATTTCCGGTTATGGCAGCTGATCAGCATGGTGCGCATTGCAAGAGAGACGCACAGGTTAATACCTGAACTTCCTATACCGCTTGAAACGACGCAGCTTATTTTATGCTACAGCAATCCGTTTTCGATTGTGTTTCGCATGGACGAAAAACGATTTGATGTTGCAGGGGCATACAATATCCGTTATGAGATTGTAAAAAAGCGAATTGATAAAGCTTATATCAAAGGCAGTAATGAACGGCTGACGCAACCGCATAAGGTCGCAATCATTTATACGCAGGAAAGGGAAGCGAAAGAATATGAACGTTACTTTGAATTCCTGCAGGAAAAAGGATGGATCAGCGGGATGATCGAGCGACTGGAGGTTGAGCCATTGCAGGGCTTGCACGGATTGAAGGCTTTGCGTGTTGAAGTGTTGTATGATGCGGCCGATCTTAAACTGAATCTTGCGGAAGAATTATTATTCAGGGAGGTTAAAGATGCAATAGCATAG
- a CDS encoding PhoH family protein: MDQDRKIFVLDTSVIIYDYTAIRNFKEHDVVVPITVLEELDNFKKGNDDKNFAAREFIRYIDKASTNDSLQQWVNINGKTHGMFKIAMGHPNGIDADAVFGEVKADHKILNAALRVQKENPGRKVVLVTKDINLRIKAKSLNLPAEDYETGKIKSADELYTGRTVLDKFPIQVLNQLFQEGQCKAALLFKKVRPVANHYYTLNHHETSVVTVYNPVSGMLELVKKKPAFKIQPRNVEQICALDAILNPAISLVTMQGVAGTGKTLLSLAGALEQRRNFHQIYLARPIVPLSNKDIGYLPGDIKSKLNPYMEPLWDNLKYIKNCFTEKDKEYRQINDMVENEKLMVCPLAYIRGRSFSNVFFIVDEAQNLTPHEVKTIITRAGENTKIIFTGDIYQIDTPYLDSRSNGLSYLIDRIKGSSIYAHITLERGERSELANLANDLL; encoded by the coding sequence ATGGATCAGGACAGAAAGATTTTCGTGCTCGATACATCTGTGATCATATATGACTATACGGCTATCCGGAATTTTAAAGAGCATGATGTAGTGGTTCCCATAACGGTACTGGAAGAGCTTGATAATTTCAAAAAGGGAAATGACGATAAGAATTTCGCTGCGCGCGAATTCATAAGATATATTGACAAGGCAAGCACCAATGATTCATTGCAGCAATGGGTCAACATCAATGGCAAAACGCATGGTATGTTTAAAATTGCGATGGGCCATCCGAATGGTATAGATGCCGATGCTGTATTTGGAGAGGTGAAGGCCGATCATAAGATTCTGAATGCGGCGCTGCGTGTGCAGAAAGAAAATCCGGGGAGGAAGGTAGTGCTGGTAACGAAGGATATCAACCTGAGAATAAAGGCGAAGTCGCTCAACCTTCCTGCAGAAGATTATGAGACGGGCAAGATTAAAAGTGCAGATGAGCTGTACACAGGAAGAACGGTGCTCGATAAATTTCCGATACAGGTACTTAATCAACTGTTTCAGGAAGGGCAATGCAAAGCGGCACTGTTGTTCAAGAAAGTCAGGCCGGTGGCCAATCATTATTACACGCTGAACCATCATGAGACATCGGTGGTCACGGTTTATAATCCGGTTTCCGGCATGCTGGAGCTGGTAAAGAAGAAACCGGCCTTTAAGATTCAGCCGCGTAACGTAGAGCAGATTTGTGCACTGGATGCGATACTGAATCCGGCGATCAGCCTGGTGACGATGCAGGGAGTGGCAGGAACAGGTAAAACACTTTTATCACTGGCCGGCGCGCTGGAGCAGCGGCGCAATTTTCACCAGATTTATCTTGCACGGCCTATTGTGCCGCTCAGCAATAAGGATATCGGTTATTTGCCGGGTGATATCAAGAGCAAGCTCAACCCGTATATGGAGCCACTGTGGGACAACCTGAAATACATCAAAAACTGTTTCACTGAAAAGGATAAAGAATACCGGCAGATCAACGACATGGTGGAAAATGAGAAACTGATGGTTTGCCCGTTGGCTTACATACGCGGAAGAAGTTTCTCCAATGTGTTTTTTATTGTAGACGAAGCGCAGAACCTCACACCGCATGAAGTGAAGACGATCATCACCCGTGCCGGGGAAAACACAAAAATCATTTTCACCGGTGATATTTACCAGATAGACACACCATATCTGGATTCACGAAGCAACGGACTGAGTTACCTGATTGACCGTATCAAGGGCAGCAGCATTTATGCGCATATTACACTGGAGCGGGGAGAGCGAAGTGAACTGGCCAACCTGGCGAATGATCTGCTGT
- a CDS encoding mechanosensitive ion channel family protein, which yields MSAFFNLEILNNSYERIGWFLVIILFAFVFSRYLSKILNDLIYRLLSRYTRESYGNQFHKLMAQPVQYLVLLLIIRAAIETLTYPENWKISLWNHPLQLLIDELLWTIILLNFTWLFLRLTDYIAFILRERAARTLTKSDDQLVPFVKDALKIFIVANALIILLGAIFNFDLTSLLAGLGIGGLAIAFAAQESIKDIFGSITVFLDKPFVVGDVVKIGEVEGSIEKVGIRSTRIRTASRTIVTVPNKKMLDSNVDNLTQRAHRRVRQVIGLPYETSAEQLKKIIFELRAYFKNSADMKEDYVVAFDDFGESSINIIIIYYIPFTTFEEHMLHKEMVNYEILQTVERNGSSFAFPVREVRIDPDIIRKSAFKAD from the coding sequence ATGTCAGCATTCTTTAACCTGGAGATTCTTAATAATTCCTATGAACGTATCGGATGGTTCCTCGTGATCATCCTGTTTGCATTTGTCTTTAGCAGGTACCTGTCAAAAATTTTAAATGATCTCATCTACCGGCTATTGAGCAGGTACACAAGAGAAAGTTATGGCAATCAGTTTCATAAACTGATGGCACAGCCGGTGCAATATCTCGTGCTGCTGCTTATCATCCGCGCTGCCATTGAAACGCTGACCTATCCGGAAAACTGGAAGATTTCTTTGTGGAACCATCCGCTGCAACTGTTGATTGATGAACTGCTCTGGACCATTATTCTGCTCAACTTCACCTGGCTATTCCTGCGTCTTACAGATTATATCGCTTTTATTTTGCGGGAACGTGCTGCACGCACTCTTACAAAATCGGATGATCAGCTTGTTCCTTTTGTGAAGGATGCATTAAAGATCTTTATTGTTGCCAATGCGCTGATTATTTTGCTGGGTGCCATATTTAATTTCGACCTCACTTCCCTGTTGGCAGGCCTTGGCATTGGCGGATTAGCCATTGCATTTGCCGCACAGGAAAGCATCAAGGATATTTTTGGTTCCATTACGGTATTTCTCGATAAACCATTTGTAGTGGGCGATGTCGTGAAAATCGGTGAGGTGGAAGGCAGCATTGAAAAAGTGGGTATCCGCAGCACACGCATCCGCACTGCCAGCCGTACCATTGTAACCGTTCCGAATAAAAAAATGCTGGATTCCAATGTTGACAATCTCACACAACGCGCTCACCGGAGAGTGCGGCAGGTGATTGGCCTGCCTTATGAAACCAGTGCGGAGCAACTGAAAAAAATAATCTTTGAATTAAGAGCGTATTTTAAAAACAGTGCTGACATGAAAGAAGATTATGTTGTCGCATTTGATGATTTTGGAGAAAGCTCCATTAACATAATCATCATCTATTACATTCCATTCACCACTTTTGAAGAACACATGCTTCATAAGGAAATGGTTAATTATGAAATACTGCAGACCGTGGAAAGAAATGGCAGCAGTTTCGCATTCCCGGTAAGGGAAGTAAGGATTGATCCTGACATCATCAGGAAATCTGCATTCAAAGCGGATTAG